A single genomic interval of Helianthus annuus cultivar XRQ/B chromosome 13, HanXRQr2.0-SUNRISE, whole genome shotgun sequence harbors:
- the LOC110899410 gene encoding probable protein phosphatase 2C 34 isoform X1 codes for MVDIARSRSKKMVHFSSLLSGFSPKNGKKRRINLGREATIALAKEARKNGLLLTSPGNVSAKWSDNYVSAYSKGGNKGINQDCFIVWEGFGGKEDVMFCGVFDGHGPWGHLVGKRVKKVMPAYLLHYWQEAMAQCSILMNGELFKNANFDQFGMWKKSFLKACSTVDYDLELHPVIDSLYSGTAALTIIREGDLIVLANVGDSRAVLGTTSDDGSLVAVQLSVDFKPNLPQEAERIHQSGGRVCQAEDEPGVSRIRASIDEEPEGPGLALSRAFGDFFVKDFGLISEPDVIQRTITARDRFVILATDGVWDVVSNEKAVEIVSAGKEESAKKLVEYAAAQWKRKRPGYAADDISVVCLFLHNP; via the exons ATGGTGGACATCGCGAGAAGTCGATCAA aaaagatggTGCATTTCTCGTCTTTGTTGAGCGGATTTTCACCGAAAAACGGGAAGAAACGGAGGATTAATCTTGGAAGAGAAGCTACTATTGCTTTGGCCAAAGAAGCAAGGAAAAACGGGTTGTTATTGACGTCTCCTGGTAACGTTAGTGCCAAATGGTCTGATAATTATGTTTCCGCCTATTCTAAGGGCGGAAATAAAGGAATTAATCAAGATTGTTTCATTGTATGGGAG GGGTTTGGAGGGAAGGAAGATGTGATGTTTTGTGGTGTTTTTGACGGGCATGGGCCGTGGGGGCATCTCGTGGGAAAACGAGTGAAGAAAGTAATGCCGGCTTATTTGCTTCATTATTGGCAGGAAGCTATGGCGCAATGTTCGATCTTGATGAATGGGGAGTTGTTTAAGAATGCAAACTTTGACCAGTTTGGTATGTGGAAGAAATCTTTCTTGAAGGCTTGTTCTACAGTTGATTATGATCTTGAGCTTCATCCTGTAATTGATTCCCTTTACAGCGGTACAGCTGCGTTGACTATCATTCGCGAG GGGGATCTTATTGTGTTAGCAAATGTTGGTGACTCTCGAGCCGTTCTAGGGACAACTTCAGACGATGGAAGCCTTGTAGCTGTGCAGCTTAGTGTAGACTTCAAACCGAATTTACCTC AGGAAGCCGAGAGGATACATCAGTCAGGAGGGCGTGTGTGTCAAGCAGAAGATGAGCCAGGAGTGTCCAGGATTCGTGCTTCGATTGATGAGGAACCGGAAGGACCAGGGCTGGCTCTTTCAAGAGCCTTTGGTGACTTCTTTGTTAAAGATTTTGGTCTTATTTCTGAGCCAGATGTAATACAAAGAACCATAACTGCACGCGATCGTTTTGTTATCTTGGCGACCGATGGG GTATGGGATGTTGTCTCAAATGAAAAGGCAGTTGAGATTGTTTCAGCCGGAAAGGAGGAATCGGCGAAAAAGTTGGTAGAGTATGCAGCCGCTCAGTGGAAGCGTAAGCGGCCAGGATACGCGGCTGATGACATATCGGTTGTCTGCCTATTTCTCCACAATCCATGA
- the LOC110899410 gene encoding probable protein phosphatase 2C 34 isoform X2 produces MVSLVSKMVHFSSLLSGFSPKNGKKRRINLGREATIALAKEARKNGLLLTSPGNVSAKWSDNYVSAYSKGGNKGINQDCFIVWEGFGGKEDVMFCGVFDGHGPWGHLVGKRVKKVMPAYLLHYWQEAMAQCSILMNGELFKNANFDQFGMWKKSFLKACSTVDYDLELHPVIDSLYSGTAALTIIREGDLIVLANVGDSRAVLGTTSDDGSLVAVQLSVDFKPNLPQEAERIHQSGGRVCQAEDEPGVSRIRASIDEEPEGPGLALSRAFGDFFVKDFGLISEPDVIQRTITARDRFVILATDGVWDVVSNEKAVEIVSAGKEESAKKLVEYAAAQWKRKRPGYAADDISVVCLFLHNP; encoded by the exons ATGGTCTCATTGGTTAGCAAG atggTGCATTTCTCGTCTTTGTTGAGCGGATTTTCACCGAAAAACGGGAAGAAACGGAGGATTAATCTTGGAAGAGAAGCTACTATTGCTTTGGCCAAAGAAGCAAGGAAAAACGGGTTGTTATTGACGTCTCCTGGTAACGTTAGTGCCAAATGGTCTGATAATTATGTTTCCGCCTATTCTAAGGGCGGAAATAAAGGAATTAATCAAGATTGTTTCATTGTATGGGAG GGGTTTGGAGGGAAGGAAGATGTGATGTTTTGTGGTGTTTTTGACGGGCATGGGCCGTGGGGGCATCTCGTGGGAAAACGAGTGAAGAAAGTAATGCCGGCTTATTTGCTTCATTATTGGCAGGAAGCTATGGCGCAATGTTCGATCTTGATGAATGGGGAGTTGTTTAAGAATGCAAACTTTGACCAGTTTGGTATGTGGAAGAAATCTTTCTTGAAGGCTTGTTCTACAGTTGATTATGATCTTGAGCTTCATCCTGTAATTGATTCCCTTTACAGCGGTACAGCTGCGTTGACTATCATTCGCGAG GGGGATCTTATTGTGTTAGCAAATGTTGGTGACTCTCGAGCCGTTCTAGGGACAACTTCAGACGATGGAAGCCTTGTAGCTGTGCAGCTTAGTGTAGACTTCAAACCGAATTTACCTC AGGAAGCCGAGAGGATACATCAGTCAGGAGGGCGTGTGTGTCAAGCAGAAGATGAGCCAGGAGTGTCCAGGATTCGTGCTTCGATTGATGAGGAACCGGAAGGACCAGGGCTGGCTCTTTCAAGAGCCTTTGGTGACTTCTTTGTTAAAGATTTTGGTCTTATTTCTGAGCCAGATGTAATACAAAGAACCATAACTGCACGCGATCGTTTTGTTATCTTGGCGACCGATGGG GTATGGGATGTTGTCTCAAATGAAAAGGCAGTTGAGATTGTTTCAGCCGGAAAGGAGGAATCGGCGAAAAAGTTGGTAGAGTATGCAGCCGCTCAGTGGAAGCGTAAGCGGCCAGGATACGCGGCTGATGACATATCGGTTGTCTGCCTATTTCTCCACAATCCATGA
- the LOC110899410 gene encoding probable protein phosphatase 2C 34 isoform X3 codes for MVHFSSLLSGFSPKNGKKRRINLGREATIALAKEARKNGLLLTSPGNVSAKWSDNYVSAYSKGGNKGINQDCFIVWEGFGGKEDVMFCGVFDGHGPWGHLVGKRVKKVMPAYLLHYWQEAMAQCSILMNGELFKNANFDQFGMWKKSFLKACSTVDYDLELHPVIDSLYSGTAALTIIREGDLIVLANVGDSRAVLGTTSDDGSLVAVQLSVDFKPNLPQEAERIHQSGGRVCQAEDEPGVSRIRASIDEEPEGPGLALSRAFGDFFVKDFGLISEPDVIQRTITARDRFVILATDGVWDVVSNEKAVEIVSAGKEESAKKLVEYAAAQWKRKRPGYAADDISVVCLFLHNP; via the exons atggTGCATTTCTCGTCTTTGTTGAGCGGATTTTCACCGAAAAACGGGAAGAAACGGAGGATTAATCTTGGAAGAGAAGCTACTATTGCTTTGGCCAAAGAAGCAAGGAAAAACGGGTTGTTATTGACGTCTCCTGGTAACGTTAGTGCCAAATGGTCTGATAATTATGTTTCCGCCTATTCTAAGGGCGGAAATAAAGGAATTAATCAAGATTGTTTCATTGTATGGGAG GGGTTTGGAGGGAAGGAAGATGTGATGTTTTGTGGTGTTTTTGACGGGCATGGGCCGTGGGGGCATCTCGTGGGAAAACGAGTGAAGAAAGTAATGCCGGCTTATTTGCTTCATTATTGGCAGGAAGCTATGGCGCAATGTTCGATCTTGATGAATGGGGAGTTGTTTAAGAATGCAAACTTTGACCAGTTTGGTATGTGGAAGAAATCTTTCTTGAAGGCTTGTTCTACAGTTGATTATGATCTTGAGCTTCATCCTGTAATTGATTCCCTTTACAGCGGTACAGCTGCGTTGACTATCATTCGCGAG GGGGATCTTATTGTGTTAGCAAATGTTGGTGACTCTCGAGCCGTTCTAGGGACAACTTCAGACGATGGAAGCCTTGTAGCTGTGCAGCTTAGTGTAGACTTCAAACCGAATTTACCTC AGGAAGCCGAGAGGATACATCAGTCAGGAGGGCGTGTGTGTCAAGCAGAAGATGAGCCAGGAGTGTCCAGGATTCGTGCTTCGATTGATGAGGAACCGGAAGGACCAGGGCTGGCTCTTTCAAGAGCCTTTGGTGACTTCTTTGTTAAAGATTTTGGTCTTATTTCTGAGCCAGATGTAATACAAAGAACCATAACTGCACGCGATCGTTTTGTTATCTTGGCGACCGATGGG GTATGGGATGTTGTCTCAAATGAAAAGGCAGTTGAGATTGTTTCAGCCGGAAAGGAGGAATCGGCGAAAAAGTTGGTAGAGTATGCAGCCGCTCAGTGGAAGCGTAAGCGGCCAGGATACGCGGCTGATGACATATCGGTTGTCTGCCTATTTCTCCACAATCCATGA